AAAACCATTGTCTCAGAGACAAAAAAGGGTATGCCGCCGGACGGCACACCCTCAAATTCAGATTACTCTGTTTCTCAGTTGTCTTTTATCACAGCCCGATATTTCCCAAAATTCGCCTGCGACAGAGTCTTTCGAAACAGGTCCTGCTGTTTAATCCAGAAATCGCGCATCCGGCATCCCTTATAATGCTCGCATTCGCATTTATCTCCCTCACAGCAGAGATTGAGACTGATGGGACCCTCCATCGCTTCCACCACATCGAGAAAGGAAATATCCTTGGGGGCGCGCGCCAGCCGATACCCGCCGGTCACTCCCTGATATGAAACCAGGATGCCGGCCCAGGTCAGGTCTTTCAATATCTTGGCTAAAAATTCGCGGGGGATTTTCTGCGCTTTGGCAACCGCGCCGATTGATGCCAGCCTTCCTTTCGGCATGCCGGCAAAATGCATGACGGCGCGAAGGGCATAATCGGCTTTTCTTGACAATTGCATTCCGTACTCCTTTATATTTTCGTCAGATAATCAACTACTTTTAAATCCATATACGACATTCAAGGCGGATAATATGGACAAATATTACAATTATTTCAAGACTTTTTTGAGTTTTTTCGCAAAAATTGCCCATTAGTGTCCACAATCAACAATCTCCTATCCGGCAATGTCTTATATCGAGAAAAGAAATCCCGCTGGGGACAAAATGGTCTGAAAGGCGGCAGAGAAAATTATGAAATACAATGGCAAAACGATAAAGGCACCAAAGGACGGCTACTCCTTAACAACGACATTTATATTCCGCTTCTTCAACTGCCCGATGAAAAACTGCGGCTCCACCGCTAACTCCTGCGGCACCACGCCGCGGTCGGTAATTTTGTCGCTGCAGACCATCCAGGCGATTATCGCAACCGGGAACGATGTGCAGCGCATCATCGAGGTCAATCCGGTCCGGCTGTCCTGACGGTCGATTATCTCATAAGTCAGCTTTTTCGGGTTCCCGGCTTTAGCCCCTTCAAACATCAGGCGCACCAGAACCAGGTCCGGTTCGTTGAAGGTCAGATTCTTCTCCAGGACCCGCTTGAACACTTCCCGCGGCTCGACTGTTATATCGCCGACACGCACCGGGCTGCGCGAACCAAGACCGATTTCCAGCATGGTGCGGAATAGATGACAATGCCCCGGATATCGAATTGTTTTATAATCCAGAAAATTGATTACCCCTTTGTAAGTGTCGGGGAGAGTCGAGGTGCCGCCCGATGTATAAAATGCTTCCAGTTCGCCGATGCCGTCAAATTCCAGTTTCTCCAGTCCCGTCATTGGATTGACTGTCCGGGGCTGTCCGTTTTCCAGAATTATGACCGGCTCCCAATACTCATTGATGAGCCCTTCCGAGGAGAACACCAATTGGTAGTTCAGCGGGGGGCGCGGCACCTGGGGCAGTCCGCCCACACGGATACGCAGAGAATCGACTTTATCAAACTCCTTGATGCCGGCGGCGGCAAGAACCGAGACCATTCCCGGCGCCAGACCGCAATCCGGTATAACGGTTATCCCGGCTTCGCGAGCGGCATTGTCCATCTCAAACTGAAGCCGCACCACATCGTTATTTCCCCCCAGGTCGAAAAAGTGCGTGCGCGACCTTATCGCCGCCCGGGTCAGTCCTTCGTTGTACTTATAAGTAACCGCCGATATGCAGGCGTCATAATTCTCAAGCGCTTTTGCCACCTGGTCTTCATCGCGGGCATCCAACTTTGCCGCCGTTGTTATATCATTTCCGAATTTGCGGGCAATCTCCAGCGCCAGGTCGGCGTCAAAATCAAAAAGCCCCACTTCCTTTACACCTTCGGCGCGGCTCAGGTCATACACAGCCGCCCGCCCCATAAGCCCGGACCCAATTACAGCTATTTTCATCTTCTCCCTTTGATTTTTCTCAATGGCTATTTACAGCGGAATTTAAACCGCCTGGGCATAAATGTCTATATCAAAATTGGGATATCAGCAGAAAGTCAGGTAAGTCTTTCAAATCAGCTCGTATCGCTTGCGCAAGAACCATTCTCCCGCCAGAGCGGCAATGAAAATGCCCAACAGCCAGAATTTATTCCAGAGAACGATTTCCTTCTGCTGTGAGACCGCGATCGACTCGGCTTTAAGTCGCTCCGCCAGTTTGTCGGCTTCGCCCATCGGGAAAAAATCGCCGCCGGTCATTCGCGCCACTGCCGCCAGAGTAGAAAAATCGGGGTTGCGATGATTTTCTTCTATTGAGAATTTTTCGACCGCAATCTCTCCGCCGCTCTCCTTGAGAGTCTTGTTGTCTTTACTGATGATACCGGCATATCTGTACCGTCCGGAAGAAAGCGCTCCAAAATCGGCCCGGTAATACCCATCCCCTTTTTCCACCAGTGGCGCCACCGCGGTATCACCATTTAATTCATCGATAAGCGAAATATGCCCGGTCGCCCCGCTTATCGGTCGAAACCCGAGGTCAAAGACCGCACCTGTGAACCCGACCGGTTCCCCTTTGGTGTAAACATTCTTGTCGGGCTTAATCTGTATCGGGTCGGTCTCTTCCTTTAGCGATAGCCAGTTGACCACACCGCCGAAAAATTTCTGATATTCTTCGCCGTTTCCACCAAATCCATAACTGAAAAAACTCCACTGCCAGAACGGGGCGGCATTGGTCGCCAGCACCTTTCCGGCTCCCACCGTGCGATACCCGAGAATCGGCATATCCCTGCCGCCGGGACCGGCGCCGGCCGTAACCAAAACCTCCGCCCCCGGAGCGATTGAATCGGTCGAGACCAGAACCTGGAAGGGTGGAAGATTCCGCCAGCCGTCACGAATCGCAGCGCCGCTTTCGGCAATCCGCACTGTCGGATGAAAGAGATAATTCTCGACCGGAACGCCATTAAATCTCATGAAAACCGGCTTATCCCGGCGGCTCCGCGAAACAAAAGGAAGAAACTGATCCAGCCAGCGCGGGTAAGGCGAGCGCAAATAATTCTCCCCCAGAAAAACCATCAATCCGCCGCCGCGGTCAGCAAGAAATGATTCCACCAGGGGGGCGCGTGACTTGAGCGATTCCAGATTTATATCATACAGAATCAGAAGGTCATATTGATTTAGTTCTTCCTGTCGCGACGGGAATGGAATCCCGATATATTGTCCCCCTGCCTTGGGAACCGAGGTGAAGAGCTCAACACTGGAGGAGTTCTTAAGATACCGGTTCAGGAACGAATACTCCCAATCGAGATAGTCCGCCGCCAGAAGCACCTTCAAGCGGCTTTTCAGAACCGTCATCGATATCGTCCGAGAATTGTTGCCGAGGAATTCCTCATCGGGAAGTGACGGTATCTCGATTTCAAAGGTCTGCTGCCCCGGTCTTTCCGGCACAAAGGAGATTTTCAATTCCTGCCGGAGATTCCCCTCCGCCAGATTGGTTGTCTCTCCTTTCAATATCCGTTCACCGCTTTTCACCTGCAGCGATGCCCGGTCATTTTTCATTCCCGACCACTCCAGGCGCACCGTCATCTCGGTCGGTTTCCCGGCAAACACGACCTGATTGTAATCCACGCCGGTAATGGCAACATCTTTTTCCGCCCGTTGCTGACCGGCCCCCACTGCAATTATGGGCGTCTTGACCGATACCGCGGCATCAAGCGGTGAAATCCCGCTATTGGAGATGCCGTCAGAGAGAAGCAGCCAGTATTCTGAGGGTTCCCCCAGCTCCGCCTGCGCCGCCTGCTGCAGGGCATCCCCCAGCGCCGTCTTTTCCCGGTTGATATCCGAACGGTCGCCAAAGAGGCCATGGGAAAAGTATCGCTCCCTTATATCAAATCGGCCGAGAAGCTGCTTCAGACCGCCGCTTGCCAGAAGAGAATCGACCCGCTCCGCACGCGATTTTCCTGATTCCACAATTTCCATGCTGTTAGATTTGTCCAGAAGAAGAGTCAATCGCGGCTGCCGTTCGTACTCCCTTTTGTACGACAGAACCGGCTCGAAGAGCGCCAAAAAGAGAGCCAGAATTGCCACTATGCGAAGGGCTGAAAGAAGAATACGCAGTTTCCCCGGAAGCGGCGGATTGGTGCGGCGGTACAGATAGACCGCAAACAGGATAAAGAGCGCGAAAAAAAGTCCGGTCACCAGCGGATGACCGGTCAGAATATCAAATGAAATCTCCTTGAGACCAAACATACCAATTATACCGTGATGCCCAAATCTGGATGATGCAAACCGCCGGAGAAAATGGTCATCCGGCGCGGGAGGTGGAAAAATCAACCATCCCCAGAAGCGAATTGTAATAAATCGAGTCGTTCAGCCCATTTATGGACGTCAGCCCCTCCTGGGCGATTTCGTGCGCCCGCCGGTACGCATAATCGATACCGCCAGACTCGCGAACATACCCCAATATTTTCTGGAATCCCCCCTTGCCGACACCGTTGCCCAGCATCCGAAGAATCTCGTTTCTCTTTCCCTGCTCGCTGTGCCGCAAGGAATAAATCAGAGGCAGAGTAACTTTGCCATTGACCAGGTCAATCCCCGGCTCTTTGCCGGTCACTTTGGGGTCGCCGACATAGTCCAGAAGGTCATCGGCAATCTGAAAAGCGACCCCGATCTTCTCGCCAAATACTGTGAACCGCTCTTTGGTGCGGCCATTCTGACGGGCAAGTATCGGGCCGGCGGCGCAGGAAACAGCAAACAGCGAAGCGGTCTTATCCGCTATGATTTTCAGATATTCCTCTTCGGAAAGGTCGAAATTGGCGGTCTCTTCCACCTGCCGCAATTCCCCCACCGAAACCCGCTCGGTGGCGCGGGAGATTTCATCTATCAATTCCAGCGATTCCGTTTTCACCATCAGGCGAAACGCCTTGGCAAAGATATAATCCCCCATCAGAACCGAAATCAGATTGGTCCATTTAAAATTAACCGTCTCCAGACCGCGGCGCATATCGGCATTGTCAACCACGTCATCGTGCAGCAGGGTGGCGGTATGAATCAGCTCAATCGCCAGGGAGCCATTGATAGTCTGGTCGGTAAAAAATTCGGCGGCGCGGGCGGTCAGAAACATTATGGCGGGACGAATCCGCTTGCCGCGGCTTTTCATCAGATGTTGCGCGATAGAAGTTATTAACGGGGATTCATTGGTCAGATTAGACATCAGCCGGCTGTCGAACTGCATCATATCCTGTTCGACCGGCTTTATGAGCGCCTTTAATCGGTTCTGATCCATAAAAGTATATAATGAAAATGACGGAAATCCGGTTCCCATCAGTTTCATAACAGAAGTAATTATATCTGATATCTCTTAGATTGTCAACTGGTTTCGCCGATTGCATCAATTCCTGCGAAACCAATAGCATTCCTGAACTTGTGATATTTTTCGCGAGCGGCCACGACCCATTTTGAGCCCCGTTTCCTCATCGGAAATGATACTAATGACTATAGAACCTGGTCTTTTCATGAACCCGATGAACTGTCCGGCGGAACTCTTCCCTTCTCAACTCTTTCCCGGACTCGCGGTCCACCAGCCGCGCCACAAAGCCGATCTCAATTGAAGTATGTTTCTCCGGAACTTTGACCCGATGATAGTTGAAAACCGGACCATAAAGTTCTCCGCCCCGGATGTAAACCAGCCAACTGCTTGTGGTCGCTGAATCGACCGCCGGCCACAACGTCTCCCCGGTTAAGGGCAATCTAAGATAGAGTGAGTCGATGCTGACCAAGTCCAGCGAGTCAACCGCCGATTCAGGGTCGATTCCCTCAAGTTCGGTATATACTGTCGGAATCCAGACCCGGAAAGAATCTGTC
The window above is part of the Candidatus Zixiibacteriota bacterium genome. Proteins encoded here:
- a CDS encoding saccharopine dehydrogenase C-terminal domain-containing protein; this encodes MKIAVIGSGLMGRAAVYDLSRAEGVKEVGLFDFDADLALEIARKFGNDITTAAKLDARDEDQVAKALENYDACISAVTYKYNEGLTRAAIRSRTHFFDLGGNNDVVRLQFEMDNAAREAGITVIPDCGLAPGMVSVLAAAGIKEFDKVDSLRIRVGGLPQVPRPPLNYQLVFSSEGLINEYWEPVIILENGQPRTVNPMTGLEKLEFDGIGELEAFYTSGGTSTLPDTYKGVINFLDYKTIRYPGHCHLFRTMLEIGLGSRSPVRVGDITVEPREVFKRVLEKNLTFNEPDLVLVRLMFEGAKAGNPKKLTYEIIDRQDSRTGLTSMMRCTSFPVAIIAWMVCSDKITDRGVVPQELAVEPQFFIGQLKKRNINVVVKE
- a CDS encoding polyprenyl synthetase family protein, which translates into the protein MDQNRLKALIKPVEQDMMQFDSRLMSNLTNESPLITSIAQHLMKSRGKRIRPAIMFLTARAAEFFTDQTINGSLAIELIHTATLLHDDVVDNADMRRGLETVNFKWTNLISVLMGDYIFAKAFRLMVKTESLELIDEISRATERVSVGELRQVEETANFDLSEEEYLKIIADKTASLFAVSCAAGPILARQNGRTKERFTVFGEKIGVAFQIADDLLDYVGDPKVTGKEPGIDLVNGKVTLPLIYSLRHSEQGKRNEILRMLGNGVGKGGFQKILGYVRESGGIDYAYRRAHEIAQEGLTSINGLNDSIYYNSLLGMVDFSTSRAG
- a CDS encoding Rrf2 family transcriptional regulator; translated protein: MQLSRKADYALRAVMHFAGMPKGRLASIGAVAKAQKIPREFLAKILKDLTWAGILVSYQGVTGGYRLARAPKDISFLDVVEAMEGPISLNLCCEGDKCECEHYKGCRMRDFWIKQQDLFRKTLSQANFGKYRAVIKDN